The following are encoded in a window of Solibacillus sp. FSL R7-0668 genomic DNA:
- the mdh gene encoding malate dehydrogenase, translating into MVLKRKKIAVIGSGYTGATAAFIAAQKELGDVVILDLPAVENPTKGKALDMWETAPIQGFDSYVNGTSNYDDIANSDIVLITAGVARKPGMSRDDLVQINQGVMKAVAKEVARTSPNAIIIVLTNPVDAMTYTVFKESGFPKNRVIGQSGVLDTARFRAFIAEELNVSVKDISALVLGGHGDTMVPLTRLATIGGVPLESLIPAERLAEIVQRTRVGGGEIVNLLGNGSAYYAPAAAMVEMAEAILKDQKRILPSIAYLEGEYGYEGIYLGVPTLLGANGIEKIYELELTTEEKQALDNSADAVKDVMKALV; encoded by the coding sequence ATGGTATTAAAACGTAAAAAGATTGCCGTTATTGGTAGTGGGTATACAGGCGCAACAGCAGCCTTCATCGCCGCACAAAAAGAATTAGGCGATGTCGTAATTTTAGATCTACCGGCAGTAGAAAATCCGACAAAAGGGAAAGCACTTGATATGTGGGAAACAGCACCGATTCAAGGCTTTGATTCCTACGTAAACGGGACTTCTAATTATGATGATATCGCGAATTCAGATATCGTCTTAATTACGGCAGGTGTTGCACGTAAGCCTGGAATGAGCCGAGATGATTTAGTTCAAATCAATCAAGGCGTTATGAAAGCTGTTGCAAAAGAGGTGGCACGTACTTCACCAAATGCAATCATTATCGTATTAACAAATCCAGTTGATGCCATGACGTACACAGTATTTAAAGAATCAGGCTTCCCGAAAAACCGCGTTATCGGTCAATCAGGGGTATTAGATACTGCGCGCTTCCGAGCATTCATTGCAGAAGAATTAAATGTATCCGTAAAGGATATTTCAGCGCTCGTTTTAGGGGGGCATGGGGATACAATGGTGCCTTTAACACGACTTGCAACAATTGGTGGTGTACCATTAGAAAGCTTAATCCCTGCCGAACGCTTAGCAGAAATCGTGCAACGTACACGTGTAGGTGGCGGTGAAATTGTTAACTTACTTGGTAATGGTTCGGCCTATTATGCGCCGGCAGCAGCTATGGTCGAAATGGCCGAGGCGATTTTAAAAGATCAAAAACGCATTTTACCATCTATCGCATACTTAGAGGGCGAATATGGCTATGAAGGAATCTATCTAGGCGTACCGACCTTGCTCGGTGCGAACGGCATTGAAAAAATATACGAGCTAGAGCTAACAACAGAAGAAAAACAAGCGTTAGATAACTCCGCAGATGCAGTGAAGGATGTTATGAAGGCGTTAGTGTAA
- the icd gene encoding NADP-dependent isocitrate dehydrogenase, with protein sequence MTNKIVVENGKLIVPNNPVIPFIEGDGIGPDIWAAASRVIDAAVEKAYNGEKKIEWLEVLAGEKAFNKTGEWLPAETLEKINEYLIAIKGPLTTPIGGGIRSLNVALRQELDLYVCLRPVRHFDGVPSPVKRPEDVDMVIFRENTEDIYAGIEYKAGSDEQKKLLAFLQNELGVNKIRFPETSGLGIKPVSKEGTERLVRSAIEYAISHNKPSVTLVHKGNIMKFTEGGFKQWGYDVAEAEFGDKVFTWNQYDAIKAEKGEAAANEAQSAALAAGKILVKDSIADIFLQQILTRPNEFDVVATMNLNGDYISDALAAQVGGIGIAPGANINYLTGHAIFEATHGTAPKYAGQDKVNPSSVLLSGVLMLEHLGWQEAADLITASVEKTISSKYVTYDFARLMDGATEVKCSEFATKLIENF encoded by the coding sequence ATGACTAACAAAATCGTAGTTGAAAACGGTAAACTTATCGTTCCAAACAATCCAGTAATCCCTTTCATCGAGGGTGACGGCATCGGTCCAGATATCTGGGCAGCAGCTTCTCGCGTAATTGACGCAGCAGTAGAAAAAGCTTATAACGGTGAAAAGAAAATCGAATGGTTAGAAGTTTTAGCTGGTGAAAAAGCATTCAACAAAACTGGTGAATGGTTACCTGCAGAAACTTTAGAAAAAATCAACGAATACTTAATCGCAATCAAAGGTCCTTTAACAACTCCAATCGGTGGCGGTATCCGTTCACTTAACGTAGCTTTACGTCAAGAGTTAGACCTATATGTATGTTTACGTCCAGTACGTCACTTTGACGGTGTACCTTCACCAGTTAAACGTCCAGAAGATGTTGATATGGTAATCTTCCGTGAAAACACTGAAGATATCTATGCTGGTATCGAGTACAAAGCTGGTTCTGACGAGCAAAAGAAATTATTAGCATTCTTACAAAACGAGCTAGGCGTTAACAAAATCCGCTTCCCAGAAACTTCTGGCTTAGGGATCAAACCAGTATCTAAAGAAGGTACTGAGCGTTTAGTGCGTTCTGCGATCGAATACGCTATCTCTCACAACAAACCATCTGTTACTTTAGTACACAAAGGTAACATCATGAAATTCACTGAAGGTGGATTCAAACAATGGGGTTATGATGTAGCTGAAGCTGAATTCGGCGACAAAGTATTCACTTGGAACCAATATGATGCAATCAAAGCTGAAAAAGGTGAAGCTGCTGCTAACGAAGCACAATCTGCTGCATTAGCTGCTGGTAAAATCTTAGTTAAAGATTCAATCGCTGATATCTTCTTACAACAAATTTTAACTCGTCCAAACGAGTTCGACGTTGTTGCAACAATGAACTTAAACGGTGACTACATCTCTGACGCATTAGCTGCTCAAGTTGGTGGTATCGGTATCGCACCAGGTGCTAACATCAACTACTTAACTGGACATGCTATTTTCGAAGCTACTCACGGTACTGCACCTAAGTATGCTGGTCAAGATAAAGTAAACCCATCTTCAGTATTATTATCAGGCGTATTAATGCTTGAGCACTTAGGATGGCAAGAAGCTGCGGACTTAATTACTGCTTCAGTTGAGAAAACAATCTCTTCTAAATATGTAACTTATGACTTCGCACGTTTAATGGATGGCGCTACAGAAGTTAAATGTTCTGAATTCGCTACTAAATTAATCGAAAACTTCTAA
- the citZ gene encoding citrate synthase yields MSATKGLEGIVAAESKISSIIDDTLTYVGYGIDDLTNNATFEEVVFLLWNTRLPNAEELANLKAELAANMEIPAAITDLFKSMPLNTVHPMAALRTAVSMLGAFDEEADVMETEANYRKAIRLQAKIGTVVTTFARVRQGKEPVAPKPELGYAANFLYMLKGEEPAAIEIEAFDKALILHADHELNASTFTARVCVATLSDVYSGVTSAIGALKGPLHGGANEQVMKMLTEIGSLDNVETWVQNKLDNKEKIMGFGHRVYRGGDPRAPHLRVMSEKLTKLTGKPELYEMSVKIHDMIVEQKKLPANVDFFSASVYDSLGIEHDLFTPIFAVSRTSGWVAHILEQYANNRLIRPRAEYVGPDMQKYVPINER; encoded by the coding sequence ATGTCAGCAACTAAAGGTTTAGAAGGTATCGTAGCAGCGGAATCAAAAATTTCTTCAATTATCGATGATACACTAACATACGTGGGGTATGGTATCGATGATTTAACTAACAATGCAACATTTGAAGAAGTAGTATTCTTATTATGGAATACACGTTTACCAAACGCTGAAGAATTAGCGAACTTAAAAGCTGAATTAGCAGCAAATATGGAAATCCCAGCGGCAATTACTGATTTATTTAAATCTATGCCATTAAACACAGTACACCCAATGGCTGCATTACGTACAGCTGTATCTATGTTAGGTGCATTTGACGAAGAAGCAGACGTTATGGAAACAGAAGCAAACTACCGTAAAGCAATTCGTTTACAAGCGAAAATTGGTACAGTAGTGACTACTTTTGCACGTGTACGTCAAGGTAAAGAACCAGTAGCTCCAAAACCTGAATTAGGTTATGCAGCGAACTTCTTATATATGCTAAAAGGTGAAGAACCAGCAGCAATCGAAATTGAAGCATTCGACAAAGCGTTAATTTTACACGCTGACCACGAATTAAATGCTTCTACATTCACAGCTCGTGTATGTGTAGCTACATTATCAGATGTATATTCTGGTGTAACTTCAGCTATCGGCGCTTTAAAAGGCCCATTACACGGTGGAGCAAACGAACAAGTTATGAAAATGTTAACTGAAATTGGTTCTTTAGATAACGTTGAAACTTGGGTACAAAACAAACTAGACAACAAAGAAAAAATCATGGGCTTCGGTCACCGCGTTTACCGTGGTGGAGACCCTCGTGCACCTCACTTACGCGTAATGTCTGAAAAGTTAACTAAGTTAACTGGTAAACCAGAATTATACGAAATGTCAGTGAAAATCCACGATATGATTGTTGAGCAAAAGAAATTACCTGCAAACGTAGACTTCTTCTCAGCATCAGTATATGATTCTTTAGGTATCGAGCATGACTTATTCACACCAATCTTCGCAGTATCTCGTACTTCTGGTTGGGTAGCGCACATCTTAGAACAGTATGCAAACAACCGCTTAATCCGTCCACGTGCGGAATATGTTGGTCCAGATATGCAAAAATACGTTCCAATTAACGAGCGCTAA
- a CDS encoding AI-2E family transporter, whose product MFSTRYIRHILGVISIENKKNQTQWLLKIRHIGVFLLYIILFYFIPPIIFGLFFAYLFFPIFQYFKRILHLPFFIVVIVLSIFLFTVISAVIFLILHSLFTLLPNLQSTIHLLEKNYDAHPLFPLILDKFSGLLNELMFFMVDFIKNSLHSIFELLIFIVTFYFALFESNRNRLWFFAYIPAMYRTNWSRYFQKAMQLISYFLLVEIQLFTLTFILLSIGFYFLQFEAFLMKAFLIAFADSLPFLGIGIFLIPISIYFFIVGQPMIATLIIALYIFVQIIRQLTESMLWSHTFHLRMIHTFIISAASVLLFGIYGIILSPLFLMVAIKFKQHPIFVR is encoded by the coding sequence ATGTTTTCAACGAGATATATACGGCATATTTTAGGAGTGATTAGCATAGAAAACAAAAAAAATCAAACACAATGGCTTTTAAAAATTAGGCATATAGGTGTTTTTTTACTCTATATTATCCTGTTTTATTTCATTCCACCTATAATTTTCGGCCTATTTTTTGCCTATCTATTTTTCCCTATTTTCCAATACTTCAAGCGAATTCTCCATCTCCCATTTTTCATTGTTGTCATTGTGCTATCTATTTTTCTATTTACTGTCATAAGTGCCGTCATTTTTCTAATTTTACATAGTTTATTTACACTACTACCGAACCTACAATCAACCATCCACCTCTTAGAAAAAAACTATGATGCGCATCCATTATTCCCACTGATTCTTGATAAATTTTCAGGGCTACTCAATGAATTGATGTTCTTTATGGTGGATTTCATCAAAAATAGTTTGCATTCCATTTTTGAATTGCTTATATTCATTGTCACTTTTTACTTTGCTTTATTTGAAAGCAATCGAAATCGGCTTTGGTTTTTCGCTTATATTCCAGCCATGTATCGCACAAACTGGTCTCGTTACTTTCAAAAAGCGATGCAATTAATCAGCTATTTTTTACTCGTCGAAATACAGCTATTTACGTTAACCTTCATCTTACTTAGCATCGGATTTTATTTTTTACAATTTGAAGCCTTTTTAATGAAAGCCTTTTTGATTGCTTTTGCTGATTCATTGCCGTTTTTAGGAATTGGAATCTTTTTAATACCCATTTCCATTTATTTTTTCATTGTCGGACAGCCTATGATCGCTACACTTATTATTGCGCTCTATATTTTCGTGCAAATTATAAGGCAGCTAACCGAATCGATGCTGTGGAGTCATACATTCCATTTACGTATGATTCATACATTCATCATCAGCGCTGCCTCTGTTTTACTATTTGGTATTTATGGCATCATATTAAGCCCACTGTTTTTAATGGTAGCCATTAAATTCAAGCAACATCCTATCTTTGTACGATGA
- a CDS encoding FxsA family protein codes for MKKLLWGLLALGFAEIALFIIIGKAIGVFYTLLLIVLTSVVGVFIAKQRGMKSYKDIQKSIQQGQPPGVAMIETFMIFIGGMLMAFPGFITDVIGLLFVLGITRNIFKPLIFYFLRKKMKTSNVIIVQR; via the coding sequence ATGAAAAAGTTATTATGGGGACTATTAGCGCTAGGCTTTGCAGAAATTGCTTTGTTTATCATAATCGGCAAAGCAATCGGCGTTTTCTATACATTACTATTAATTGTACTCACTTCTGTAGTGGGTGTGTTTATTGCGAAACAGCGCGGCATGAAATCGTATAAAGATATTCAAAAAAGTATACAGCAAGGTCAACCACCTGGTGTTGCCATGATTGAAACATTTATGATCTTCATTGGTGGGATGTTAATGGCATTCCCGGGCTTTATTACAGATGTTATCGGTTTGTTATTTGTGTTAGGCATCACGAGAAATATATTCAAACCATTAATCTTCTATTTCTTGCGTAAAAAGATGAAAACTAGCAATGTTATCATCGTACAAAGATAG
- the pyk gene encoding pyruvate kinase, producing the protein MRKTKIVCTIGPASESPEMLDKLITAGMNVARLNFSHGNHEDHAIRIAAIRDASERMKKPVGILLDTKGPEIRTHTMENDEVHLVTGQVIDISMTEVLGNASRFSVTYDQLIEDVDQNDVILLDDGLIELRVLAKDLEQGLIHTIVENAGILKNKKGVNVPGVSVKLPGITEKDAADILFGIDQGVDFIAASFVRTAKDVLEIRELLEQNNGSHIQIIPKIENQEGVDNIDDIIEVSDGLMVARGDLGVEIPAEEVPLVQKSLIKKCNQVGKPVITATQMLDSMQRNPRPTRAEASDVANAIMDGTDAIMLSGETAAGLYPVESVSTMNKIAERTENALDYRQIVSTRSREREANMTEAISQAVAFTSINLGVAAVLAPTESGNTAKMIAKYRPGVSIIAVTSQQSTAQKLTLVWGVKPILTHRVTTTDEILELSVDEALKHEFVSHGDVVIITAGVPVGEAGTTNLMKVHIIGDLLARGQGIGKASVVGKAIVAKNAGEALAYDTEGAIIVTVGSDREMMPAIENCAGIITEEGGLTSHAAVVGLSLGIPVIVGVKEATTLIRHGQEITMDAETGVIYKGHASVL; encoded by the coding sequence ATGAGAAAAACAAAAATTGTTTGTACAATCGGTCCTGCAAGTGAATCACCAGAAATGTTAGACAAATTAATTACTGCTGGTATGAATGTAGCACGTTTAAACTTTTCACACGGCAATCATGAAGATCACGCGATTCGTATTGCAGCGATTCGTGATGCATCCGAGCGCATGAAAAAACCAGTCGGCATTTTATTAGATACAAAAGGTCCTGAAATTCGTACGCATACTATGGAAAACGACGAAGTTCATTTAGTAACAGGTCAAGTAATTGACATTTCAATGACAGAGGTACTTGGTAACGCATCTCGTTTTTCCGTAACATATGATCAGTTAATTGAGGATGTAGACCAAAATGATGTCATTTTATTAGATGATGGTTTAATTGAATTACGCGTTTTAGCAAAGGATTTAGAACAAGGTTTAATTCATACAATCGTTGAAAATGCGGGGATTTTGAAGAATAAAAAAGGTGTCAACGTTCCAGGCGTTTCTGTTAAGCTACCAGGAATTACAGAAAAAGATGCTGCAGATATTTTATTCGGTATTGATCAAGGGGTAGATTTTATTGCTGCGTCATTTGTTCGTACAGCCAAGGATGTATTAGAAATTCGTGAGCTATTAGAGCAAAACAATGGAAGCCATATTCAAATTATCCCGAAAATCGAAAACCAAGAAGGTGTAGACAATATTGATGACATTATCGAGGTGTCAGATGGATTAATGGTTGCACGTGGTGATTTAGGGGTAGAAATTCCAGCCGAAGAAGTACCACTTGTCCAAAAATCATTAATTAAAAAATGTAACCAAGTAGGTAAGCCTGTTATTACAGCAACGCAAATGTTAGATTCGATGCAACGTAATCCTCGTCCAACGCGTGCTGAAGCATCAGACGTAGCGAATGCAATCATGGACGGAACAGATGCGATTATGCTTTCAGGTGAAACGGCAGCAGGGCTTTACCCAGTAGAATCTGTATCGACAATGAATAAAATTGCAGAGCGCACTGAAAATGCATTAGACTATCGTCAAATTGTATCGACACGTAGCCGTGAAAGAGAAGCTAATATGACAGAGGCAATTTCACAAGCAGTGGCATTCACGTCTATTAATCTAGGGGTAGCAGCTGTATTAGCGCCAACAGAAAGCGGTAATACAGCAAAAATGATTGCTAAATATCGCCCAGGTGTTTCGATTATCGCCGTAACAAGCCAACAATCAACGGCACAGAAACTAACACTAGTGTGGGGCGTAAAACCAATTTTAACGCACCGTGTCACAACAACGGATGAAATTTTAGAGCTTTCTGTAGATGAAGCACTTAAACATGAATTTGTAAGTCATGGCGATGTTGTGATTATTACGGCGGGTGTACCAGTTGGTGAAGCGGGTACAACAAACTTAATGAAGGTTCATATAATTGGCGACTTATTAGCACGCGGGCAAGGAATTGGTAAAGCATCGGTAGTCGGAAAAGCAATCGTCGCGAAAAACGCTGGGGAAGCATTAGCTTATGATACAGAAGGAGCGATTATCGTAACAGTCGGCTCTGACCGTGAAATGATGCCAGCCATTGAAAACTGCGCCGGTATTATTACTGAAGAGGGTGGTTTAACCTCACATGCAGCAGTAGTTGGCTTAAGTTTAGGGATTCCAGTTATCGTTGGCGTAAAAGAAGCAACAACATTAATTCGTCATGGTCAAGAAATTACGATGGACGCAGAAACAGGCGTCATCTATAAAGGTCATGCGAGTGTACTTTAA
- the pfkA gene encoding 6-phosphofructokinase, whose translation MKKIAVLTSGGDAPGMNAAIRAVVRKARFHGVEVVGVSHGYEGLYNGNYELLDIGSVGDIIQRGGTKLFSARFPEFKEDHYQFEAIERMKKDDIEGLVVIGGDGSYRGAMQLTEKGFPCVGIPGTIDNDVPGTEYTIGFDTALNTVVESIDKIRDTATSHENTFVIEVMGRDAGDIALWAGLAAGAESILIPEESLDIEDIVTRLERGAARGKRHSIIIVAEGVMNGHKLAKQLEERTGVKIRTSVLGHIQRGGSPSARDRVLAGQFGARAVELLLENKGGRAVGVKNHHIIDYDLKEAFESKHEADLSLYTLSKELSI comes from the coding sequence ATGAAGAAGATTGCGGTATTAACGAGTGGTGGAGACGCACCTGGTATGAACGCTGCGATTCGTGCGGTTGTTCGTAAGGCACGTTTTCATGGAGTCGAGGTAGTAGGTGTATCTCACGGTTATGAAGGATTGTATAACGGCAATTATGAGCTTTTAGATATTGGTTCAGTTGGCGATATTATTCAACGTGGGGGCACGAAGCTATTCTCTGCTCGTTTTCCAGAATTTAAAGAAGACCACTATCAATTTGAAGCTATTGAACGCATGAAAAAAGATGACATCGAAGGGCTTGTTGTTATTGGTGGAGACGGTTCTTATCGCGGTGCCATGCAGCTTACTGAAAAAGGTTTCCCTTGCGTTGGGATTCCAGGCACAATTGACAATGACGTACCAGGAACTGAATATACAATCGGCTTCGATACGGCATTAAATACAGTTGTCGAATCAATCGATAAAATACGTGACACAGCAACAAGCCATGAAAATACGTTTGTTATTGAGGTAATGGGACGTGATGCAGGGGATATCGCATTATGGGCTGGACTAGCGGCAGGTGCGGAATCGATTTTAATTCCAGAAGAGTCCCTTGACATAGAGGACATCGTGACACGTTTAGAGCGTGGTGCGGCGCGTGGTAAGCGTCATAGTATCATTATCGTGGCAGAAGGTGTTATGAACGGGCATAAATTAGCCAAGCAGCTTGAAGAACGAACAGGTGTCAAAATTCGTACATCGGTTTTAGGACATATCCAACGCGGTGGTTCACCCTCTGCACGAGACCGTGTATTAGCAGGGCAATTTGGAGCAAGAGCTGTAGAACTTTTACTTGAAAATAAAGGTGGACGTGCAGTTGGTGTCAAAAATCACCATATTATCGATTATGATTTAAAAGAAGCATTTGAATCCAAACACGAGGCAGATTTAAGTCTGTATACATTATCAAAAGAACTATCAATCTAA
- the accA gene encoding acetyl-CoA carboxylase carboxyl transferase subunit alpha: MSKLMAFEEPVVKLREKIVELKTIAMEADVDMSGEIEKLETRLQELEKSVYANMEPWDRVQVARHAERPTTLDYIAHIFEDFIELHGDRTFKDDAAIVGGIASFNGQPVTIIGHQRGKTTKENIRRNFGMPHPEGYRKALRLMKQAEKFNRPIICLIDTKGAYPGKAAEERGQSEAIARNLFEMAGLRVPVISVVIGEGGSGGALALGVANKILMLENSTYSVISPEGAASILWKDATYAKQAAEAMKITAPDLKKLNVIDDIIQEVAGGAHKDILKQAHFMKQALELHLSELVKLTPDELIENRYTKFKNIGQFSE, from the coding sequence ATGTCTAAATTAATGGCGTTTGAAGAACCAGTTGTAAAATTACGAGAAAAAATTGTGGAGTTAAAGACCATTGCCATGGAAGCGGATGTTGACATGAGCGGCGAAATCGAAAAGCTCGAAACACGTTTACAGGAGCTTGAAAAATCAGTATATGCCAATATGGAGCCTTGGGACCGTGTGCAAGTAGCACGTCATGCAGAACGTCCAACAACACTTGATTATATTGCGCATATTTTTGAGGATTTCATCGAATTACATGGCGATCGTACATTTAAGGATGATGCCGCAATTGTCGGGGGCATCGCGTCCTTTAATGGTCAGCCAGTTACGATTATCGGTCATCAGCGTGGGAAAACGACGAAGGAAAATATTCGTCGTAATTTTGGTATGCCCCATCCAGAAGGCTACCGAAAAGCGCTTCGTTTAATGAAGCAGGCTGAGAAATTTAACCGTCCGATTATTTGCTTGATTGATACAAAAGGCGCGTATCCAGGAAAAGCGGCCGAGGAACGTGGGCAGAGTGAGGCCATTGCTCGTAATCTATTTGAGATGGCTGGGCTGCGCGTGCCGGTTATAAGTGTTGTCATCGGGGAAGGCGGCAGTGGTGGTGCATTAGCACTTGGAGTCGCCAATAAAATATTGATGCTCGAAAATTCGACGTACTCTGTTATTTCTCCAGAAGGTGCCGCATCAATCTTATGGAAGGATGCAACCTATGCGAAACAGGCTGCGGAGGCTATGAAGATTACGGCTCCTGATTTGAAGAAATTAAATGTTATTGATGACATTATTCAAGAAGTTGCAGGCGGTGCACATAAAGATATACTGAAGCAGGCTCATTTTATGAAGCAAGCATTAGAACTTCATTTAAGCGAATTAGTAAAACTAACACCAGATGAGCTAATAGAAAATCGTTATACAAAATTTAAAAATATCGGTCAGTTTTCAGAATAA
- the accD gene encoding acetyl-CoA carboxylase, carboxyltransferase subunit beta produces the protein MAIRDLFSINRKKNNENMTNKTDEKSFPEGIVTKCPKCKAIHVTKELEKNLKVCMKCQHHFTLNSQERMAIFIDEGSFRSMDDHLQTINPLQFPAYVEKIEVDKKKTGLNEAVLTGVATLKGMPVVVAVMDSTFRMGSMGSVVGEKITRAVEKATELRVPFIIFTASGGARMQEGVLSLMQMAKTSVALKRHSEEGLLYISILTHPTTGGVSASFASIGDYNIAEPQSLIGFAGRRVIEQTVREKLPEDFQTAEFLLEHGQLDAIFNRAEMRDKVATIVKLHVKGGVSHV, from the coding sequence ATGGCGATTCGAGATTTATTTTCAATTAATCGTAAAAAAAATAATGAAAATATGACAAATAAGACAGATGAAAAGTCATTTCCAGAAGGTATTGTAACAAAATGTCCGAAATGTAAAGCAATCCATGTCACAAAGGAACTAGAGAAAAATTTAAAAGTGTGCATGAAATGCCAGCATCATTTTACGCTGAATTCACAAGAGCGTATGGCCATTTTTATCGATGAGGGTTCTTTTAGATCCATGGACGATCATTTACAAACGATTAATCCGTTACAATTTCCGGCATATGTCGAAAAAATAGAGGTCGACAAAAAGAAAACCGGCTTAAATGAAGCAGTATTGACGGGTGTTGCCACATTAAAGGGTATGCCAGTCGTTGTTGCGGTAATGGATTCTACGTTCCGAATGGGCTCTATGGGTTCAGTCGTTGGTGAAAAAATTACGCGCGCAGTAGAAAAAGCAACAGAATTACGTGTGCCATTTATTATTTTTACTGCGAGTGGCGGTGCGCGTATGCAAGAAGGTGTGTTGTCGTTGATGCAAATGGCTAAGACTAGTGTAGCACTTAAACGACATAGCGAAGAAGGCTTGCTCTATATTTCGATCTTGACACATCCGACAACAGGTGGTGTATCAGCGAGTTTTGCTTCCATTGGCGATTATAATATTGCAGAGCCGCAAAGTTTGATTGGATTTGCAGGACGCCGTGTTATCGAACAAACGGTACGAGAAAAGCTACCGGAAGATTTCCAAACAGCGGAGTTTTTACTGGAGCATGGTCAATTAGATGCGATATTTAACCGCGCTGAGATGCGTGACAAGGTGGCAACGATTGTGAAGTTACACGTAAAAGGAGGTGTTTCGCATGTCTAA
- a CDS encoding FadR/GntR family transcriptional regulator: MENKPEKKMFLQIVKQLRELIASQHIQEGQKLPSERVLSEQLQVGRSSVREALRSLELLGLIETKHGGGTYLASMKHHQFVEIVGSFILQDEKSAMDVEATRQMHEKEAIRLICQSKKLRNLPILDSFFIKVELGEEVAREDILRECIIASGNRLALKIWMQLVAFSGDLLVGTIETHEKLEVETMLKAMQMGYTHEAIQAYENWMECIER; encoded by the coding sequence ATGGAAAACAAGCCCGAGAAGAAAATGTTTTTGCAAATTGTAAAGCAGCTGCGCGAGCTAATTGCTAGCCAACATATTCAAGAAGGGCAAAAGCTCCCTTCTGAACGTGTTTTGTCTGAGCAATTACAAGTAGGGCGTTCATCCGTTCGAGAGGCGCTTCGAAGCTTAGAGTTATTAGGTTTGATCGAAACAAAGCATGGTGGCGGAACATATTTAGCGAGCATGAAGCATCATCAATTTGTTGAAATCGTTGGCTCATTTATTTTACAAGACGAAAAGTCTGCAATGGATGTTGAGGCAACAAGACAAATGCATGAAAAAGAAGCCATTCGTCTCATTTGTCAGTCAAAAAAATTACGTAACTTACCAATACTAGATAGCTTTTTCATTAAAGTCGAGCTCGGTGAAGAGGTCGCTAGGGAGGATATATTACGTGAATGCATCATTGCAAGTGGTAACCGACTAGCACTAAAAATTTGGATGCAATTAGTAGCATTTAGTGGGGACTTACTAGTTGGTACAATTGAAACACATGAAAAACTAGAAGTGGAAACAATGCTAAAGGCGATGCAAATGGGTTATACACATGAAGCAATCCAAGCCTATGAAAATTGGATGGAATGTATCGAGCGCTAA